One Coffea arabica cultivar ET-39 chromosome 5c, Coffea Arabica ET-39 HiFi, whole genome shotgun sequence DNA window includes the following coding sequences:
- the LOC113688928 gene encoding trans-resveratrol di-O-methyltransferase-like: protein MEKVENLGELIEAQTHVWNAMFHFKKSACLKCAVELGIPDVIRNHGKPITLSDLISVLPIHPSKSAHIFRLMRFLANSGFFVENPQGYALTSAGRLLLKDEPFNVRAHIFLSCDPAMLKPWNFLTKWFQNDDPSPFDTAYGNNFWHYNAQEVRFGKMFNEAMASDNQLSVEVLMTKCKFVFEGLTTLADVGGGTGKVDRAIAQNFPNIKCTVYDLPHVVANQEGAENLEFLAGDMFQSVPRANAILLKRILHDWSDEDCLKILKNCKKAIPEKDNGGKVIIIDGVMGSQIQDKTSFETEFSMDMQMLVMLGPAKERTEKEWSKLFSDAGFSSYKVYPVLGMRCLIEVYP, encoded by the exons ATGGAAAAAGTTGAGAATTTAGGTGAGCTTATTGAAGCTCAAACTCATGTGTGGAATGCAATGTTCCACTTCAAGAAATCTGCATGTCTAAAATGTGCAGTTGAATTGGGAATCCCAGATGTGATCAGGAATCATGGGAAGCCCATCACACTTTCTGACCTGATTTCTGTCCTCCCAATCCACCCTTCTAAATCTGCCCACATTTTTCGCTTAATGCGATTCTTGGCTAACTCTGGATTCTTTGTTGAAAACCCTCAAGGCTATGCACTCACCTCTGCAGGCCGGCTTCTTTTGAAAGATGAGCCATTCAATGTACGGGCACACATTTTTCTATCCTGTGATCCTGCCATGTTGAAGCCctggaatttcttgaccaaGTGGTTCCAGAATGATGATCCCTCTCCATTTGATACTGCCTATGGGAATAATTTCTGGCATTACAACGCTCAAGAAGTTCGATTTGGAAAAATGTTTAATGAGGCCATGGCTAGTGATAATCAGCTGTCTGTAGAAGTGCTGATGACCAAATGCAAGTTTGTGTTTGAAGGCTTGACAACTTTGGCTGATGTTGGGGGTGGCACAGGCAAAGTTGATAGGGCCATTGCCCAAAACTTTCCTAACATAAAATGTACTGTGTATGATCTCCCACACGTCGTTGCTAATCAAGAAGGAGCTGAGAACTTGGAATTTTTAGCTGGCGATATGTTTCAAAGTGTACCCCGTGCCAATGCAATCTTGCTGAAG CGGATCCTTCATGACTGGAGTGATGAGGACTGTTTGAAAATTCTCAAGAACTGCAAAAAGGCCATTCCCGAGAAAGACAATGGGGGGAAGGTGATCATTATAGACGGTGTAATGGGAAGCCAGATACAAGATAAGACATCATTTGAAACAGAATTTAGCATGGACATGCAGATGTTGGTTATGCTCGGCCCTGCCAAAGAAAGAACTGAGAAGGAATGGTCAAAATTGTTTTCAGATGCTGGATTTAGTAGCTATAAAGTCTATCCAGTCTTGGGCATGAGGTGTCTCATTGAGGTTTATCCCTAA